AAGAGTTCTATTTCTTGCTCAGAAAGGGATGACCCAAGAGAATATGATTCAATTAAAAGTTGGTAATTCATAAAAAAAATTATTTTTTTAGGAAATCCAGCGAGTGATTTTTGTCCCCTCGTAAATATGTCCTGAAGCTTCTACTATAGGTTTTGTTTCAGGATTCATAAAAATATCATATAAAACATTTTCTGGTCCTTGAAAAATTACAGTCGCCCTTTGAGGATCATCTAATGATTTACCAATATAAAATGTTTTAACTCCCATTTCTTTAAACATTGTCTGCTGTTCTTTTGCATTCATATGTGATTCATACTCCTCATAGGTATTACTTAGTTGAAAATCTAAAATAGTCGTTTCAGTAGTCATAAGAATAATTAAAGTTTTTTAATTCTAAAATCTTTATCAAAAAATTAATCTAAAAAAAATTAGTTTTTATTAAGCAAAGTGTTAACTAATTTTCATTTATGAGTTATAAATCAACTATAAAAAAAGATTTTAATTTTGGACTCAAAAATTTCTCAGAGAGAACAATGGACTAGTAAGCTAGGATTCATTCTCGCAGCTGCTGGTAGTGCAGTAGGTCTAGGCAACCTTTGGGGTTTTGCTTACAGAGCATCTCAAGGTGGAGGTGCGGCTTTTGTACTTTTATATATATTGATCGTTTTAATTGTATGTCTTCCGGTATTTGTTGCTGAAATGGCTCTAGGAAGAAACGCAATGGCAAGCACATTGCTTGCGCCTGTTAAGCTGGCTGGTAAGAATTGGTATCCATTAGGAATTCTTTTCTTCATAGCTCCTTTAGGAATAGCATCATATTATTCAGTGATAATGGGATGGACTGCAGATACCTTGTTCCATTCTTTATTTTTTGGATTACCAAAAAATTTAACTGAAGCAGAAACCTTCTTTGGCTCGATTAGTAGTGGCAGCAGTGTTTTATTGGGCCATCTATTAAGTCTAGTACTTACAGCAATAATAGTTTCATCAGGTATAAAAAAAGGTATAGAAAAGGTTACTAGATATTTCATGCCAATCCTTTTCATAATTATTGTAATTCTTGCTATTTGGGCTACTTCACTTTCAGGAGCATGGGAAGGATATAAAACATTTCTACTTAAGTTTGACTTTAATGAATTGAGAAATCCTCAAACAATAAGAAACGCTTTTACACAAGCATTCTTTTCATTAAGCTTAGGGATTGGAATTATGGTTACCTACGCATCCTATTTAAATAAAAAAAGTAATCTTCCAAAACTAAGTGTTGGAGTTGCATCATTAGATACTTTGGTTGGACTAATGGCTGGATTTATAACTTTCCCAATAGTTTTAACATTCGGTTTAAGTGACGCTATTTCTGAATCCACTGTTGGTGCTTTATTTATCTCAATTCCAACAGGTCTAGGTTCATATGGTGCGGCAGGTAGAATTGTAGCTGTTGCATTTTTTGCATTAGCTTATATCGCAGCCATAACTTCATCTGTTTCATTATTAGAGGTTCCAGTTTCCTCTTTAATGGATAAATTCGGCTTTAAAAGAGAAAAATCAGTTTGGCTGATAACTCTTTTCCTATTTTTAGCAGGCATCCCTTCTGCATTAAATTTAAATATTCTTGGAACAATTGATTCGATTTTTGGTGGCGTATTACTTATCTTTGGTGGATTCTTGGTTACTTTCTTTATGGGATGGGTGGTCCCTGGAAAATTCAATGAAGAGCTTAGTGATTCAAAAGTTGGAATCAAAACGACACGTTATTTGAAATTCATGACAAGATGGGTTGCCCCTCCAATTATTGGTTTTGGACTATTTATTAGTGTTTTTGATTTGCTGAAAGGCTGGGTAAGTTAGGCAATACTTTGCTGCGGAACTTTTTTAAGTAAATATTAAATTTTAAGTTCTATTAAATTTTAAAAGTAAAAGCATAAACCATCCCTGATAAGAAAATATATAAGATATATCTAGATGTTGAATTTAAAGAAATTACAACGCAATCAACAATAGATTACAAATTTAATGTCAACCACGTCTAATTCATTTAAAGAAAAGCTTACGAAAAATTTTTCTGAATTTTCTCAATTATCTGACTATTCTTTTATGAATTGTCTCAAAGCAGATCCTCAATCAACAAAAGATGGAAATGATCATAAGCCGCGTTCAGTATATTCAGGCCATTACGTACCAGTTCTCCCAACTGCTATTCAAGATCCAGAATATATTTCTCATAGCAACAAACTTTTTAAAGAACTAAGGCTAAGCTCAGATCTTACTAAAGACCAAAATTTTTGTCGTTTTTTCTCAGGTGATATTTCTGTTGCTAAATATCCAATGAGCCCTTTTGGTTGGGCAACAGGTTATGCATTATCAATTTACGGGACTGAATATACCCAACAATGTCCTTTTGGAACTGGCAATGGTTATGGCGATGGCAGAGCAATTTCTGTTTTTGAAGGTTTATTCAATGGGAAAAGAATGGAAATGCAACTTAAAGGAGGAGGTCCAACTCCCTATTGTCGCGGAGCAGATGGTAGAGCTGTCTTAAGGTCTAGCGTACGAGAATTTCTCGCACAGGAATTAATGAATGCCTTGGGAATCCCCACCTCAAGATCTTTAACACTTTATGTCTCACGTTCAGAAATAGTAAGAAGACCGTGGTATTCCAAAGGGTCCAGATATTTTGAACCTGATATCATGATTGATAATCAAGCGGCAATTACTACGAGAGTCGCTCCATCTTTTTTACGTGTAGGCCAGATTGAACTTTTTGCAAGACGAGTTCGTAATAATGCGCATGATGAGGCCCTCAATGAACTAAAGATGATAGTTCAACATCTAATTGATAGAAATTATAAAGATGAAATTGAATATGAGATTTCAATTGAAAGTAAAGTAATAAAACTGGCTTCTTTATATAGATCAAGACTTATGTCACTTATAGCCAACTGGATGAGAGTTGGTTATTGCCAGGGTAATTTCAATAGTGATAATTGTGCTGCTGGAGGTTATACCTTGGATTATGGCCCCTTTGGATTCTGTGAATTATTTGATCCAAGATTTCAGCCATGGACAGGTGGAGGTGAACATTTCTCATTTTTTAACCAGCCTTCTGCAGCGGCAATCAACTTTAAAACATTCTGTTCATCTCTTAGTCCGTTACTTTCACAAAGCAAACAAGATCAAGAAAAGTTAGATCAAATCGAAAAAGAATTTTCTGAATTAATGAATAAGGAATTGATGAAAATGTGGGCAAACAAGCTTGGTTTAGAACATTACAACGAAACTATAATAAATGAATTTTTTAATCTCATGGTCATTTCAAAAGCAGACTATACAATTTTGTTCCGTAAACTGTCTGAAATACCTGATAACTTAGATTCTTTAAAAGACTGTTTCTATTTACCAATTAATGACGAGCTCAATAATAGTTGGGAAGTATGGCTTGAAAACTGGCAATCAGTCTTGAAGAAAGAGGGAAATATTAAAGCAAAATCGGCATCAATGAAATCCCTTAATCCAGTCTATACTTGGCGCGAATGGATGGTCGTTCCCGCATATGAAGAAGCTGAAAAGGGAAATTACAAAAAAATAAAAGAGTTACAGGATGTCTTTAGCAATCCATATGTAGAACAACCCCCAGAAATAGATCAAAAATATAATCGACTAAAGCCAAGCCAGTATTTTAACTATGGAGGAGTATCTCATTACAGTTGTTCTTCATAAAAGTTAAATCCTCATACTGATAGAACAACTCTGAGAAAAATCTTATTTATTTATGGCCGTAGGCATTCCAACTACTGATACAACTCCCACATGAAGTATGGCCGGCTTCTTTCCAACATTTTTCACATAGTGTGGGGCACCATTATTACTCTCAATAAATGCATCACCTGCTTTAAAGAAATTAATTTCTTCACCCCTCACATGCTTTAATCTTCCTCTGGTGACATGAATCAACATTGGGGAAGGATGAGTATGAATTGGAGTTTTCAACCCAACTGGAATTTTTACTTTTAAGAGTCTCAATTCAGGCTTACCCTCGAGATAATTAAAATTTTTACCACTTAGTCCTTTTGAACTTTGAATAATAGGTATAACTTCAATCTTTTCTTCAGCAAGAGAAGGTTGTGGTAAAGCTAAAGTCCCAATAAAAAGGAAACAAAATGGAATAAATGTTTTTATTTTCATTAGATAAATGAGATTCACTAATAATAGGTAGTTTGCAAAAATAATAAACTAATTTATTTTTTATATAACTTTTCTAATTGCTTAATTTCCTCTCTTAAATCCTTACCTCTCTTATTTAATTTATTATTTTTAATAACTATTGGGATAATCCACCAGGATTGAAGACCTAAAAAGATAAATACTAAGATCAATAATTCAAAAGTACCTGGCTGCATTTGATAAATAACCCTTCTTTCTTAATAACATTATTCTAAAAGTTATTAAACATTCATGAGATTTGGAATTTTCCTAGGCTGCCTCTAATTCAATATTAAGTTCAACTCCCTTTGAAATGATTGCTTCTTTAAATTCAATAAGTTTGGAAATTATTCTTTGCTTCTCAGGATCAGTTTTGTGAATATCATCTACAACTTCCTGCATTGCAAGTGTTACTTTTTGTAGTTTGATTTCTAGATCTTCCCTGTAATTCATAAGCTTAAAGAAATTATCTTATTTATTAAAAAACAAAATAATTATTAGTAAATAAGTACTTAACCTTAAAAGGATTGACAGCAAAACAAGGAGGATATAATTTATAGTACAAACGT
This region of Prochlorococcus sp. MIT 0604 genomic DNA includes:
- a CDS encoding DUF3764 family protein; the protein is MTTETTILDFQLSNTYEEYESHMNAKEQQTMFKEMGVKTFYIGKSLDDPQRATVIFQGPENVLYDIFMNPETKPIVEASGHIYEGTKITRWIS
- a CDS encoding sodium-dependent transporter: MDSKISQREQWTSKLGFILAAAGSAVGLGNLWGFAYRASQGGGAAFVLLYILIVLIVCLPVFVAEMALGRNAMASTLLAPVKLAGKNWYPLGILFFIAPLGIASYYSVIMGWTADTLFHSLFFGLPKNLTEAETFFGSISSGSSVLLGHLLSLVLTAIIVSSGIKKGIEKVTRYFMPILFIIIVILAIWATSLSGAWEGYKTFLLKFDFNELRNPQTIRNAFTQAFFSLSLGIGIMVTYASYLNKKSNLPKLSVGVASLDTLVGLMAGFITFPIVLTFGLSDAISESTVGALFISIPTGLGSYGAAGRIVAVAFFALAYIAAITSSVSLLEVPVSSLMDKFGFKREKSVWLITLFLFLAGIPSALNLNILGTIDSIFGGVLLIFGGFLVTFFMGWVVPGKFNEELSDSKVGIKTTRYLKFMTRWVAPPIIGFGLFISVFDLLKGWVS
- a CDS encoding protein adenylyltransferase SelO family protein; amino-acid sequence: MSTTSNSFKEKLTKNFSEFSQLSDYSFMNCLKADPQSTKDGNDHKPRSVYSGHYVPVLPTAIQDPEYISHSNKLFKELRLSSDLTKDQNFCRFFSGDISVAKYPMSPFGWATGYALSIYGTEYTQQCPFGTGNGYGDGRAISVFEGLFNGKRMEMQLKGGGPTPYCRGADGRAVLRSSVREFLAQELMNALGIPTSRSLTLYVSRSEIVRRPWYSKGSRYFEPDIMIDNQAAITTRVAPSFLRVGQIELFARRVRNNAHDEALNELKMIVQHLIDRNYKDEIEYEISIESKVIKLASLYRSRLMSLIANWMRVGYCQGNFNSDNCAAGGYTLDYGPFGFCELFDPRFQPWTGGGEHFSFFNQPSAAAINFKTFCSSLSPLLSQSKQDQEKLDQIEKEFSELMNKELMKMWANKLGLEHYNETIINEFFNLMVISKADYTILFRKLSEIPDNLDSLKDCFYLPINDELNNSWEVWLENWQSVLKKEGNIKAKSASMKSLNPVYTWREWMVVPAYEEAEKGNYKKIKELQDVFSNPYVEQPPEIDQKYNRLKPSQYFNYGGVSHYSCSS
- a CDS encoding cupin domain-containing protein; amino-acid sequence: MKIKTFIPFCFLFIGTLALPQPSLAEEKIEVIPIIQSSKGLSGKNFNYLEGKPELRLLKVKIPVGLKTPIHTHPSPMLIHVTRGRLKHVRGEEINFFKAGDAFIESNNGAPHYVKNVGKKPAILHVGVVSVVGMPTAINK